The following proteins are co-located in the uncultured Propionivibrio sp. genome:
- a CDS encoding helix-turn-helix transcriptional regulator has protein sequence MSPKPPTPTVARPHKAPHADALAANRVPRPVSAFSRRDKAGHQIRPHTHERDQLITAIRGVMTVEAHDTLWTIPTSHGLWMPAEVSHSVRMDTDVEMHTLYFAAGSVAGAPDDCRLLAVSPLLRELIVRAMDIPPVYDIEGPDGRLMRVIVDEVGRLESAPLSLRLPADRRLARLCRHLLETPDNTEPIARLGARVGLSERSVIRLFPLETGLSLHRWRQQAKLMRAFALAEQTPSIGAIAADLGYSSPSAFAKMFRKCYGHPPTAILGPRR, from the coding sequence TTGAGTCCAAAACCGCCAACCCCGACCGTCGCCCGCCCGCACAAGGCACCGCATGCCGATGCGCTGGCGGCCAACCGGGTGCCGCGCCCGGTCTCGGCTTTTTCACGCCGTGACAAGGCCGGCCATCAGATCCGTCCGCACACGCACGAACGCGACCAGCTGATCACCGCCATCCGCGGCGTCATGACGGTCGAGGCGCATGACACCTTGTGGACGATCCCGACCAGCCACGGCCTGTGGATGCCGGCCGAGGTTTCGCATTCGGTGCGCATGGACACCGACGTCGAGATGCACACCTTGTATTTCGCCGCCGGCAGCGTCGCCGGCGCACCCGACGACTGCCGCCTGCTGGCGGTGTCGCCCTTGCTGCGCGAGCTGATCGTCCGGGCCATGGATATTCCCCCTGTCTATGACATCGAAGGGCCGGACGGACGGTTGATGCGTGTCATTGTCGACGAGGTCGGACGGCTCGAAAGCGCGCCACTCAGTCTGCGCCTGCCCGCCGACCGCCGCCTCGCCCGCCTCTGCCGGCACCTGCTCGAGACGCCCGACAACACCGAACCGATCGCCCGACTCGGCGCCCGTGTCGGCCTCTCCGAGCGCAGCGTCATCCGCCTCTTCCCGCTCGAAACCGGCCTGAGCCTGCATCGCTGGCGGCAGCAGGCCAAGCTCATGCGTGCCTTCGCACTGGCCGAACAGACACCGTCGATCGGCGCCATCGCCGCCGACCTCGGCTACAGCAGCCCGTCGGCCTTCGCCAAGATGTTCCGCAAGTGCTACGGGCACCCGCCGACGGCGATCCTGGGGCCACGGCGCTGA
- a CDS encoding MFS transporter, translated as MHNLTTRLLLNLGHALDHMFLLIFATAVTSIARDFGLARWEDLMPYSVPAFFCFGLGSLPAGRFGDLWGRRPMMVVFFVGIGLASIAVSLTSSPLQLSIAMALIGCAASIYHPVGIPMLVQGELRPGWVIGLNGLAGNLGVAAAAGVTGLLIKYFGWRMAFVVPGVISVLAGIVFALAATREHSAPAKKKAAGEHQGMSMAKVLFIMTVAATSGSTLFNFSTSSNFELLSSKFTDLASDPAQIGLLLAIVYTIASLNQLVIGRLIDTVALKPLYVSVVALQLFGLIVASGAEGWLFYVAQIVFMAAIFGAIPFTDAMVVRFVDDAMRSRVSGMRLTVALGASSLAVWLIGPVVKQAGFGALIWVMVATSFVTFMVVNTLPKTPAPKAAEAAPAPGK; from the coding sequence ATGCACAATCTGACGACACGACTCCTGCTGAATCTCGGCCACGCGCTGGATCACATGTTCCTGCTGATTTTCGCCACGGCGGTGACCTCGATCGCCCGCGATTTCGGCCTGGCCCGCTGGGAAGACCTGATGCCCTACAGCGTCCCGGCCTTCTTCTGCTTCGGTCTCGGCTCGTTGCCGGCCGGGCGTTTCGGCGATCTCTGGGGGCGGCGCCCGATGATGGTGGTCTTTTTCGTCGGTATCGGCCTCGCCTCGATCGCCGTCAGTCTGACCTCGTCGCCACTCCAGCTCTCGATCGCCATGGCGCTGATCGGTTGCGCGGCCTCGATCTACCATCCCGTCGGCATTCCGATGCTGGTGCAGGGCGAACTGCGGCCGGGCTGGGTGATCGGCCTCAACGGCCTGGCCGGCAATCTCGGCGTGGCCGCGGCGGCCGGGGTGACCGGTCTGCTTATCAAGTATTTCGGCTGGCGCATGGCCTTTGTCGTGCCCGGCGTGATCAGCGTGCTTGCCGGTATCGTCTTCGCGCTGGCCGCGACGCGCGAGCATTCGGCCCCGGCCAAGAAGAAGGCGGCGGGCGAGCATCAGGGCATGTCGATGGCCAAAGTCCTGTTCATCATGACCGTGGCGGCGACCAGCGGCAGCACGCTGTTCAATTTCTCGACGAGCAGCAATTTCGAGTTGCTCAGCAGCAAGTTCACCGATCTCGCGTCCGATCCCGCGCAGATCGGCCTCTTGCTCGCGATTGTCTATACGATTGCCTCGCTGAACCAGTTGGTGATCGGCCGCCTGATCGATACCGTCGCGCTCAAGCCGCTGTATGTCAGCGTCGTTGCCCTGCAGCTATTCGGTCTGATCGTTGCCAGCGGTGCGGAGGGGTGGCTGTTCTATGTCGCACAGATCGTCTTCATGGCGGCGATTTTCGGCGCGATCCCCTTTACCGATGCCATGGTCGTGCGTTTTGTCGACGATGCCATGCGCTCGCGCGTCTCCGGCATGCGGCTCACCGTCGCGCTCGGCGCCAGTTCGCTGGCGGTCTGGCTGATCGGGCCGGTCGTCAAGCAGGCGGGCTTCGGCGCGCTGATATGGGTGATGGTCGCGACGTCCTTCGTCACCTTCATGGTGGTGAATACGCTGCCAAAGACGCCGGCGCCGAAGGCGGCCGAGGCTGCTCCCGCCCCGGGAAAATAG
- a CDS encoding MlaD family protein has translation MKHSDDDASIPGVRVSAPRFRIGLVWIVPILAICLSLGLGIKALLERGPEVLVQFVRAEGLEANKTRVKYKDVDIGTVKEIMLSENRQAVLVRIQLNRDASDLLAEDSRFWVVRPRVTVAGVTGLATLLSGVHIAIDPGQSETHARKFVGLEEPPTITNETRGRAFRLSSDTLGSLDIGAPVYYRRIQVGRVIGYGMQEDGRGVDVQVFIDAPYDRFVVPQSRFWHASGVDVAMDADGIKFNMQSVASLVVGGIAFSSPERDGNDPPESVPAATVFTLHADQASAQRVRDAEFLRYVLVFKESVRGLSEGAPVDFRGIVAGEVSRIELDFDKSTTDFSLAVEVKLYPERLTRRTRNLSARDGSKKEMREVLDAMVARGFRAQLRTGNVISGQRYVALDYFPRTQAAKIRWDKRIPELPTQPGSLDSLQDQLMNIATMLQQTLQHADGLIARLDKEVAPELNETMRSARETLEHARTLMANDAPMQQEIRDALREVARAARSVHDLADLLERQPEALLKGKKDQ, from the coding sequence ATGAAACACTCTGACGATGACGCATCCATTCCCGGCGTGCGCGTGAGCGCGCCGCGCTTTCGCATTGGCCTCGTATGGATCGTCCCCATACTCGCCATCTGCCTGAGCCTGGGGCTTGGCATCAAGGCGCTGCTCGAACGCGGTCCCGAGGTGCTGGTCCAGTTCGTGCGGGCGGAAGGGCTTGAAGCCAACAAGACGCGCGTGAAGTACAAGGATGTCGATATCGGCACGGTCAAGGAAATCATGCTGAGCGAGAACCGCCAGGCGGTGCTGGTGCGGATTCAACTCAATCGCGATGCCAGCGACCTGCTCGCCGAGGACAGCCGCTTCTGGGTCGTTCGCCCGCGCGTGACGGTGGCCGGCGTGACCGGACTGGCGACGCTGCTTTCCGGCGTGCATATCGCTATCGATCCCGGGCAGTCGGAGACGCATGCCCGCAAGTTCGTCGGCCTCGAGGAGCCGCCGACAATTACCAACGAGACGCGCGGCCGGGCGTTCCGGCTGAGCAGCGACACCCTCGGCTCGCTCGATATCGGCGCACCCGTCTATTACCGGCGCATCCAGGTCGGGCGCGTGATCGGGTACGGCATGCAGGAAGACGGGCGTGGCGTCGATGTGCAGGTCTTCATCGATGCGCCGTATGACCGCTTCGTCGTTCCCCAGTCGCGCTTCTGGCATGCCAGCGGCGTCGATGTCGCGATGGATGCTGACGGCATCAAGTTCAACATGCAGTCGGTGGCCAGCCTGGTCGTCGGCGGCATCGCCTTTTCCTCACCGGAGCGCGATGGCAACGATCCCCCCGAATCCGTGCCGGCGGCGACGGTCTTCACGCTGCATGCCGACCAGGCCTCTGCGCAGCGCGTGCGCGATGCCGAATTCCTCAGGTACGTCCTGGTCTTCAAGGAATCGGTGCGCGGTTTGTCGGAAGGCGCACCGGTCGATTTTCGCGGCATTGTCGCTGGCGAGGTCTCGCGCATCGAACTCGATTTTGACAAGAGCACGACCGATTTTTCGCTGGCGGTCGAGGTCAAGCTGTATCCGGAACGCCTGACCCGGCGCACGCGCAACCTGTCGGCGCGCGACGGCTCGAAGAAAGAAATGCGCGAGGTGCTCGATGCGATGGTCGCGCGCGGGTTCCGGGCGCAATTGCGTACCGGCAACGTGATCAGCGGCCAGCGTTATGTCGCCCTCGACTATTTTCCGCGGACCCAGGCGGCGAAGATTCGCTGGGACAAGCGTATCCCGGAATTGCCGACGCAGCCGGGCAGCCTCGATTCATTGCAGGATCAGCTGATGAATATCGCGACCATGCTGCAACAGACGCTGCAGCATGCCGATGGATTGATCGCCCGGCTCGACAAGGAGGTTGCGCCGGAACTCAACGAGACAATGCGGTCGGCGCGTGAAACGCTCGAACACGCCCGTACGCTGATGGCGAACGATGCGCCGATGCAGCAGGAGATTCGCGATGCATTGCGCGAAGTCGCACGGGCGGCGCGGTCGGTGCATGATTTGGCCGATTTGCTGGAACGGCAGCCCGAAGCGCTGCTCAAGGGAAAAAAGGATCAGTGA
- a CDS encoding OsmC family protein — protein sequence MECRVKWIEGGMSFLAETGSNHVVMMDGPPEAGGRNLAPRPMELLLAGTGGCTAFDVVSILKKGRHAVQGCEVSLQAERAETDPKVFTRIHFHFRVSGTGLKPEVVERAIALSKEKYCSASIMLGKTAEITHDVEIVAV from the coding sequence ATGGAATGTCGTGTGAAATGGATTGAAGGTGGGATGTCGTTTCTGGCCGAGACCGGCAGCAATCACGTCGTCATGATGGACGGGCCGCCCGAGGCCGGTGGGCGCAACCTGGCGCCGCGGCCGATGGAATTGCTGCTGGCCGGTACCGGCGGCTGTACGGCCTTCGATGTGGTGTCGATTCTCAAGAAGGGCCGGCATGCGGTGCAGGGCTGCGAAGTCAGCCTGCAGGCCGAGCGCGCCGAGACCGATCCCAAGGTGTTCACCCGGATTCATTTTCATTTCCGCGTCAGCGGTACGGGACTGAAGCCGGAAGTCGTCGAGCGGGCGATTGCCCTGTCGAAGGAAAAATACTGTTCGGCGTCGATCATGCTGGGCAAGACGGCCGAGATCACGCACGACGTCGAGATCGTCGCGGTCTAG
- a CDS encoding class II glutamine amidotransferase: MCELLGMNCNVPTDICFSFSGFQARGGATDVHRDGWGIAFFEGKGARVFLDPQPSCDSPVAELVRRYPIRSLNTIAHIRKATQGATGLENTHPFMRELWGRYWIFAHNGNLIDYAPALDGSFLPVGQTDSERAFCHLLQRLRQRFPQTMPAADALLAALEEFSAETRRFGSFNFLLSNGERLFAHRATELHYLVRQAPFSVAHLKDEDLSIDFNEVTTPNDRVALIATQPLTDNECWQPLPTDRVSMFCDGTLVS; the protein is encoded by the coding sequence ATGTGCGAACTGCTCGGCATGAACTGCAACGTCCCCACCGACATCTGCTTCTCCTTCAGCGGATTCCAGGCACGCGGCGGCGCCACCGATGTGCACCGCGACGGCTGGGGCATCGCCTTCTTCGAGGGCAAGGGCGCCCGCGTCTTCCTCGATCCGCAGCCGTCGTGCGACTCGCCAGTCGCCGAACTCGTGCGCCGCTATCCGATCCGCTCGCTCAACACGATCGCGCATATCCGCAAGGCGACGCAGGGCGCGACCGGACTTGAGAACACGCACCCGTTCATGCGCGAGCTATGGGGCCGCTACTGGATTTTCGCGCACAACGGCAACCTGATCGATTATGCCCCCGCCCTGGACGGCAGTTTCCTGCCGGTAGGACAGACCGACAGCGAACGCGCTTTCTGCCATCTGCTGCAGCGCCTGCGCCAGCGCTTCCCGCAGACGATGCCGGCCGCCGACGCGCTGCTCGCGGCGCTTGAGGAATTCTCCGCGGAAACGCGCCGTTTCGGCAGCTTCAACTTCCTCTTGTCGAACGGCGAGCGGCTCTTCGCCCACCGCGCGACCGAACTCCATTACCTGGTCCGGCAGGCCCCCTTCTCGGTCGCCCACCTCAAGGACGAGGACCTCAGCATCGACTTCAACGAGGTGACGACGCCGAACGACCGCGTCGCGCTGATCGCGACACAGCCGCTGACCGACAACGAATGCTGGCAGCCGCTGCCGACCGACCGCGTCTCGATGTTCTGCGACGGCACGCTCGTGTCATAA
- a CDS encoding PqiC family protein yields MMLSRYLMLMGLVALGACGSSPVVNYYALDDGVIAAARGASPTVLVTSASVPEALDRPQMVVRAADSRLVLSEQQRWAEPLRAAIPRLVAARLGEALDSSGVLAVPAGAPQFDADFRLALHVQQFDVQSDGAVDLDLSWVLKPHNGKAIVGRSRIHEKAAEVTAGVTSTPVTVSERVAAQRRALGRAALEIAAEVRRHGGAR; encoded by the coding sequence ATGATGCTAAGCCGATATCTGATGTTGATGGGATTGGTCGCGCTGGGCGCCTGCGGTTCGTCGCCGGTCGTCAATTACTACGCGCTCGATGATGGCGTCATCGCTGCCGCGCGCGGCGCCAGTCCGACCGTGCTGGTGACGTCGGCGAGCGTGCCGGAAGCACTGGACCGGCCGCAGATGGTGGTCCGCGCTGCCGATTCGCGTCTCGTCCTGAGCGAGCAGCAGCGCTGGGCGGAACCCTTGCGCGCCGCGATTCCCCGGTTGGTGGCTGCGCGGCTTGGCGAGGCGCTTGATTCGTCGGGGGTTCTCGCCGTGCCGGCGGGGGCGCCGCAGTTCGATGCCGATTTCCGTCTCGCCCTGCATGTCCAGCAGTTCGACGTGCAGTCCGACGGGGCCGTTGATCTCGACCTATCCTGGGTGCTCAAGCCGCACAACGGCAAGGCGATTGTCGGGCGCAGCCGGATTCACGAAAAAGCGGCCGAAGTTACGGCCGGAGTTACGTCCACACCAGTGACGGTGAGCGAGCGCGTCGCCGCGCAACGCCGCGCCTTGGGGCGCGCGGCGCTGGAAATCGCCGCCGAAGTCCGGCGTCACGGAGGTGCCCGCTAA
- a CDS encoding ABC transporter substrate-binding protein, with protein sequence MMSIKKKNRFLLSAVSALLLAGSALAQNKTVAIGYQAPLSGENAQYGVLFRNSATLAVDEFNKSGKLPGVTVQLKFEDSKGDAKEGVNIARKFSDDASIVAALGDFSSTVSMAAGQVYAQTKLPQLSQTASHPDFTKISEYQFRNITTQAYEGPLVARWALSNGVKRIAVVAIQNDWGQSVVSNFVDAVKAGGGVVTETEMFNPGTRDFRSILTKIARSNPDAIYLGAFYEDGSAFLQQKAQLGLKQAIYGTSSLYEQKLIELAGAATEGLYLSTSFVVDSPEPHVRAFVKAYEARYGSKPLMFAAQAFDATNIVLNAVVAAGGATATRAKVRDALAATRDFPGVTGATSFDPKTREPSKTLAKLQIRQGKYVLVK encoded by the coding sequence ATGATGAGCATCAAGAAGAAAAACCGTTTCCTGTTGTCGGCGGTGTCCGCCCTGCTGCTGGCCGGCAGTGCGCTGGCGCAGAACAAGACCGTCGCCATCGGCTATCAGGCGCCGCTCAGCGGCGAGAACGCCCAGTACGGTGTGCTGTTCCGCAACTCGGCGACGCTGGCCGTCGATGAGTTCAACAAGTCCGGAAAATTGCCGGGCGTTACCGTTCAGCTGAAATTCGAGGACAGCAAGGGCGACGCCAAAGAGGGTGTCAATATCGCGCGCAAGTTCTCCGATGATGCAAGCATTGTCGCGGCGCTCGGCGATTTCAGCTCGACGGTCTCGATGGCGGCCGGGCAAGTCTATGCCCAGACGAAGCTGCCGCAGTTGTCGCAGACCGCGTCGCATCCCGACTTCACCAAGATCAGCGAATACCAGTTCCGCAATATCACGACACAGGCCTACGAGGGGCCGCTCGTGGCGCGCTGGGCGCTGTCCAACGGCGTCAAGCGCATTGCCGTCGTGGCGATCCAGAACGACTGGGGCCAGTCAGTCGTGTCGAACTTCGTCGATGCCGTCAAGGCCGGTGGCGGCGTCGTTACCGAGACCGAGATGTTCAATCCGGGCACGCGCGATTTCCGCTCGATCCTGACCAAGATCGCGCGCAGCAATCCGGATGCCATCTACCTCGGCGCGTTCTATGAGGACGGCTCGGCCTTCCTGCAGCAAAAGGCGCAACTCGGCCTGAAGCAGGCGATTTACGGTACCTCGTCGCTGTACGAGCAGAAACTGATCGAACTCGCCGGTGCCGCGACCGAGGGGCTGTACCTGTCGACCTCTTTCGTCGTCGATAGTCCCGAACCGCACGTGCGTGCCTTCGTCAAGGCCTATGAGGCGCGTTACGGCAGCAAGCCGCTGATGTTCGCGGCACAGGCTTTCGATGCCACCAACATTGTCCTCAACGCGGTTGTCGCCGCCGGCGGCGCCACTGCGACGCGCGCCAAGGTTCGCGACGCGCTGGCGGCAACCCGTGATTTTCCGGGCGTGACCGGCGCGACGTCCTTCGATCCGAAGACGCGCGAACCGTCGAAGACGCTGGCCAAGCTGCAGATCCGGCAGGGCAAGTACGTGCTGGTGAAGTGA